The Nitrospinota bacterium genomic interval AGAAAAGATTCGACTAATGGACGAGACAATCGTTATTGAAGAATTAATGGAAGACATAGAAAAACAAAAGAAAGCAGAGGCTGCTCAAAAGGATGTTACGGATCTTTCTGATGACGAGTACATAAAAAATGAAATTGTTCGCCTCATGGCTGAATTCGGAGAGGATGAGTATGTCGTGCCTGATATATTTATTTCGAGTGTTAAACATTTTATAAACGCATATCAGACAGATGAGAGAGAATTTTTTGAAAAGGCTCTGAGAAGGTCTGTAAAATACCTCCCCTTGATCAAAACTATATTTGCTCAAAAGAGGGTGCCAGAGGATATGGCCTATATGGCACTTGTGGAAAGCGGATTCAACCCTCTGGCTGTAAGCCGGGCCAGGGCCAAAGGGCTCTGGCAGTTTATAAGATCTACGGGAAGGATTTACGGACTGAGAAGTAATCGATATATTGAAGAAAGATATGATCCAATAAAATCCACATTAGCAGCAAGAAAATATTTTTTAGACCTTGTTGCTATTTTTGGTTCGAGATCCTTTATGCTGGCCATGGCTTCTTATAATGCAGGAGAGATGAGGATACAAGGATGTCTCAAGAGACTTGATGATCCCTTCGAACAAAGAAATTTCTGGAGTATCAGAAACTGTTTAAGAAAAGAGACCCAGGATTACGTTCCCCGAATCATTGCTTCTGCTATTATAGGGAAAAATCCCAAAAGGTTTGGTTTTTTTGATCCTAATGATGGTACTAAGTTTGAAACAGTTACTCTTAACAGACAGATTACTTTAGAAAAAATAGCAAAAATCTCGAATGTTTCAATAGACACTATTAGAAAGTTAAATCCAGACATGGATGGAAACAGCAAATATACCCCTTCAAGGGTTCGAAATTTCCTTCTTGCTGTTCCTTATGGAACCAAACAGGCCGTAGAAAGAGAACTTACAAGAATTCATGGGAAAAGCTATGCCCTAAAGGATATCACAGATTCGTATCAGAACAGAGTAAAATATGATGAAGAGAAGATAAGATACAGAGTAAGGAGTGGAGATTCACTTTCAAAGATTGGGAAGAAATTTGGCGTCAATTATAAATTGATTGCGAAGTGGAACAATCTGCCAAATTATAGAATAAGGACAGGGCAGGTTTTAACCATATATAAAGGGGGGGAAATAGCGTCTTATTATAAGAAGGAAAAGGAAGTCAATGGTAATGGAGAATTAAGATATACGGTAAGAAGAGGGGATTCTCTTTGGGAGATAGGGAAGAAGTTTAATGTCAATTATAAATTGATTGCGGATTGGAACGACCTTTCAGGTCATCGAATAAAACCTGGACAGGTATTAACCATCTATAGGGGGAGTCCAGCCTCTACTACAGAAATAGCCAAAAAAGTCAAAAAAGGGAAAAATCTCATTCGTTATGAGGTTGAAAAGGGAAATTCCCTTTATGATATAGGCCAAATGTTTATTGTTCACTACCGTGATATTATGCGGTGGAATAATCTAAGCAACGCAAGGATATATCCAGGGACTCAATTAAAGATATATACAGATAAAAATGCAAAACTGATCTATTACAAAGTAAAAGAAGGAGACACCCTATCAGATATCAGCAAAAAACATAATGTAAATTTGTCTCACCTATTAAGCTATAATGGATTAAGCCCTAAGGAAAAAATCATACCTAAAGATAAGTTGAAGATTTATATTATAGAAGATTAGATAAAAGTATGAATAAGATCTTTAACTTAATTCAAAAAGGCGAGAGCTTTTCAGTTGAGTTTAAACAAAAGATATCCTCTCCCAAAAGAATTGCAAAAGAAATCGTTGCGTTTTCAAATACAAAAGGAGGCTACCTCCTTATCGGCGTTGATGACAAAGGACAAATGGTTGGCGTAGACTCCATAAAAAAGGAAAACGAGGCTTTAATGGTCGCATCAAAGGTTTATTGCTCTCCGCCTGTTGATTTAAAGATAGACACAGCTTCTTTGAATAATAAATCGGTATTGATTGTTCAGATTGATGAGGGAAAGAATAAGCCATATCGATGTATTACTAAATCAGATGATGAGAGGATCTATATAAGAGTAAGAGATAAAAACCTGATAGCGAGTCGAGATGTCATAAGGAGCATGAAAGATGAATATCTCTATGAAAGGGAAAAGATAAAACTTGATAGCAATGAAAAAAAATTAATAGAATATTTAAAAAAGAATGAGAAAATAACCCTTAAAGAATTCAAAAAGTTTACTAATATTTCCAAAAGGAGAGCTTCAAGAATCCTCGTTCAACTGGTCAAGAAAGGCCTTCTAAGAATTCATACCCTGGAAAAAGAGAACTTTTATACCCTATCCTTTGAATAAAAACCCCAAGTAATGTTTCTTTAATTGACCTAATCATTTCCTTTTATTATATTTGAGTCTCGTTATGCGTAAGGAGAATAAAATGCTTCAACCTAAAACCGTCAGAAAACGAAGAAGAAGAATAATATATTTCTTCTTGTTAAATATCCTTGTCATTTTTGTTTTCTCTGGCTGTACCATAGGATATTTTCATCATCTTATTCATAATCAATTTGAAATCATTCATAAAAGAAAACCCATTCAAGAAGTCTTAGAAAGTAAATCTATTAGTTTTGAGCATAAAAGAAAATTAAGGTTGATTCTTGAAGCAAAAAGATTTGGTGAAGAGAATTTTGGCCTTGAAAAGACAGAAAATTATACAACCTACGCCGATATTAACAGGGAATTTGTTAGCTATGTTGTATCAGCATCATCGAAATATAAACTTAAGCCTTATCAATGGAAATTTCCCTTTTTAGGGACCATGTTATATAAAGGTTATTTTGATTTAGAAGAAGCCTTGAAAGAAAAAGAAAAACTTAAAAAGATGGATTTAGATACATATCTTAGACCTGTAGCGACCTACAGTACGCTGGGATGGTTCAAAGACCCTGTATTGTCTTCTATGATGAAATATGACGATTCAGAGCTTATTAATTTTGCTATCCATGAGCTTGTACATGCCACAATATATTTAAAGGAATATCCAGAGTTTAATGAGGGTGTTGCAACTTTTATTGGAAATCAGGGTTCGCTGGAGTTTTTGAAGTTTAAGTATGGCAAAGATGCACAAGATTATAAAATGGCTAAAGAGATGATTCATGATGATCTCCTCTTTTCGAAATTTTTAAAAGGGGTTTATAAAAATTTAGAGGAATTTTATAGCCTTGTTATCTCTAAAGAGGAGAAGCTTAAGGGTAGAGAAAGAATATTTAGGGATTCTAAAGAAGAACTGAGGAGGCTAAAAGGAAGATTTAAAACTGAAACTTATATCAAGTTCTATGGAAAGGCAAGATTAAACAATGCTTTTATCCTTGCGTTGAGTCAATATCTTATTGATTTAGAAAATTATTATACGGTTTTTGAAATATTTAACCATAATTTAAAAAGAACAGTTAATTTTTTTAAAGGGGAGGAGTTTAAAAGGGGTGATCCTATGAAATATCTTAAGAAATGGATAAAAGATAATAAAAGTACCTCGTAAAGATTTGGAATTTTAAAAACAGATATTATTATTTTTATTAGAAAGATAGTTATATATAACAGTGTTGAGAAAGGAGAAGAGTTAAAATGGAAGAGAAAATTTATCAAGTAGGAGATAAGGTCCTTGAAAGAGGAACTTATGAATGTGATGTCTGTGATGAAAGTCTGGGTAAGAAGGTAAAAGTAGATTTAAAAGAAGGAGAATTTTTTCCAAAGTGCTCAGACTGCGGTGATATCGATATCTGGCGTAAGGTGTAATGCTTCTGATTTCGGATAAAAACTGAAGTTTTCAAAGGAGGAATGGTTTTATGGAGCCGTTTCTCCTTTTTTTATGCTGGAGAGATGTTTCATTTTTTTGAATTCATAGAGGGTGCCCATTGCGAGGTTTTGAGTCTTGATACCCTTTTCTTCCACTGCTGCAAGAGGATTTAAGCCACCAAAAACAACCATTCCAGCCCTTCCTTCGTGGACAGAGATATCAAGGAGATTCTGGCCCGGTTTTCCTATGATTAAAATACCGCCAAGACCAATTTGATCGAGTTTTTTTCTTATCTTGTTTACTTCTGCGATACTTACAGCAGGAATTTCTCGAAAACTTGCGCCGATGAGTCCGTTACCTGTCAAAACAACATTATTAACGGTTGTCATATTTCCTTTAATAAAAATCTCAAGAGGATCAAGTGAAGAACCATCATAGCTGATTATCTCTGTAAATCTAAGAGGCTCTCCATCCCTCATTTCAAGGAGTCCTCCAAATCTTGATCTTACAGGTATTCCGTAATTGAGCAGTATTCCATTTATAGTTACACTGCAGATTGTTCCTATAGCCATCTTCAAAGGAGGAACATAGTATTCTCCTAATTGATTTTCTGGTTCTTGGAAGACAATAAATTCTCCCATTCCAAGCCTTTTTTCAAGGACAGGGAGGATATATTTTAAAGATCTTTTAAAATCCTCTTTATCAATCAGGGAGATGTTAAGGATGATGTCACC includes:
- a CDS encoding LysM peptidoglycan-binding domain-containing protein produces the protein MAKKGKFLKRLETNFFRHGKKKDMLSLNRILLLVFVFGFVILLSGCKGDLSFIQKPQDTNHELIKRAQEYVIEGLNFYEQGNDKEAKQRFDLALNLLSKADLPPGHKDLELLEIGLPERYKRYKLSQIYSRLRGEKVDKPRLAEKEIEESREKIRLMDETIVIEELMEDIEKQKKAEAAQKDVTDLSDDEYIKNEIVRLMAEFGEDEYVVPDIFISSVKHFINAYQTDEREFFEKALRRSVKYLPLIKTIFAQKRVPEDMAYMALVESGFNPLAVSRARAKGLWQFIRSTGRIYGLRSNRYIEERYDPIKSTLAARKYFLDLVAIFGSRSFMLAMASYNAGEMRIQGCLKRLDDPFEQRNFWSIRNCLRKETQDYVPRIIASAIIGKNPKRFGFFDPNDGTKFETVTLNRQITLEKIAKISNVSIDTIRKLNPDMDGNSKYTPSRVRNFLLAVPYGTKQAVERELTRIHGKSYALKDITDSYQNRVKYDEEKIRYRVRSGDSLSKIGKKFGVNYKLIAKWNNLPNYRIRTGQVLTIYKGGEIASYYKKEKEVNGNGELRYTVRRGDSLWEIGKKFNVNYKLIADWNDLSGHRIKPGQVLTIYRGSPASTTEIAKKVKKGKNLIRYEVEKGNSLYDIGQMFIVHYRDIMRWNNLSNARIYPGTQLKIYTDKNAKLIYYKVKEGDTLSDISKKHNVNLSHLLSYNGLSPKEKIIPKDKLKIYIIED
- a CDS encoding RNA-binding domain-containing protein yields the protein MNKIFNLIQKGESFSVEFKQKISSPKRIAKEIVAFSNTKGGYLLIGVDDKGQMVGVDSIKKENEALMVASKVYCSPPVDLKIDTASLNNKSVLIVQIDEGKNKPYRCITKSDDERIYIRVRDKNLIASRDVIRSMKDEYLYEREKIKLDSNEKKLIEYLKKNEKITLKEFKKFTNISKRRASRILVQLVKKGLLRIHTLEKENFYTLSFE
- a CDS encoding aminopeptidase, with amino-acid sequence MLQPKTVRKRRRRIIYFFLLNILVIFVFSGCTIGYFHHLIHNQFEIIHKRKPIQEVLESKSISFEHKRKLRLILEAKRFGEENFGLEKTENYTTYADINREFVSYVVSASSKYKLKPYQWKFPFLGTMLYKGYFDLEEALKEKEKLKKMDLDTYLRPVATYSTLGWFKDPVLSSMMKYDDSELINFAIHELVHATIYLKEYPEFNEGVATFIGNQGSLEFLKFKYGKDAQDYKMAKEMIHDDLLFSKFLKGVYKNLEEFYSLVISKEEKLKGRERIFRDSKEELRRLKGRFKTETYIKFYGKARLNNAFILALSQYLIDLENYYTVFEIFNHNLKRTVNFFKGEEFKRGDPMKYLKKWIKDNKSTS
- a CDS encoding NrpR regulatory domain-containing protein, with translation MDIRIERKIIAMLRVLKDARRPLGSTKIAEKIENYGINLSQRTVRYYLAITDRLGLTRNLGRRGREITPAGEEELKSALVIDKVGLIASKIDTISYKLSFSPKTLRGDIILNISLIDKEDFKRSLKYILPVLEKRLGMGEFIVFQEPENQLGEYYVPPLKMAIGTICSVTINGILLNYGIPVRSRFGGLLEMRDGEPLRFTEIISYDGSSLDPLEIFIKGNMTTVNNVVLTGNGLIGASFREIPAVSIAEVNKIRKKLDQIGLGGILIIGKPGQNLLDISVHEGRAGMVVFGGLNPLAAVEEKGIKTQNLAMGTLYEFKKMKHLSSIKKGETAP